In Nitrosophilus alvini, the following are encoded in one genomic region:
- a CDS encoding efflux RND transporter permease subunit, with product MIRKFIEFAIDKPILNHIFLLFIFILSIFSYINIPKEIFPPSSLDKITITGSYPGASADILDKMAVKEIEENLKNLSDIKELDSVVKNGMFSITADIKPGADKILLLNDVKDEIAKVKPNLPSDMNEPVAKIAQQTFPLVLVAIATEKGKKELLEVADRLKSELSNIKNLSDIIIRGDADEELFIAFDEKKIDAYGLAIDSVVNAVRSLSSIFPIGDIKEKGNHLFLSTQNGKKTKSELENTIINVNGKKIYLKDIARVDFTLSDPDQLSHFNGKPNVSININKSKEGNAIELVKEIKKLLAEFGEKYPEFTFEIYTDTSIWIRNRLNTVTSNLIFGLFLVFSSLLLSVNARIAAVVGMGIPLSFMIGIIAAKMMGFSLNMLSLLGALIALGMLVDEAIVVAENIYRHLEMGKERRQAAIDGAVEMFPAVLTATATTVFAFLPLLILSGEMGMFLKILPIMISILLVSSLFEAFYFLPLHAKDILKVSEKKERSKRFWDKMGDIYVSVLNRLLKRKYISFISMALIIILSTIYLFKQSKFQLFPEFDTTQIYVSGRVNINNDIFDTEKIVTEVEKVILRHIKKNEISSVTSVIGMKLDAKNQPEMGDNYFHIFINLHEPKPKNFVDKYINPYLSFEYDDSDMIRERSAREIADEIKKITEKFITDRRFEEFNIIVPQAGIVKSDIEVSFSASDDEKILWAVKKMEEKMKKINGVYNINDDAKEGKKELKFLINDYGEKLGITEQYLYTALKPLFLKGEYAKMFKEGNLLKIKFASIDKDRFDTLKNLEISVPGGPEKVKLTDVADFEFIKRFDIYFKENGEKIRTVYASLDKKILTSGDFYKQVSSVLDEIKKEGVKIIIKGEEKENKKVQLEIAEAAIIAIFLIFLALVWMFDSVVLPLIVISSIPLSLLGVLIGHKIMGINLTLPSMIGIVGLAGVVVNDGLIMLDFIKRCKDTECLLKKAKMRLRPILLTSLTTVLGLSTLMFFASGQSLILQPMALTLGFGIAWATILNLYFVPLFFSIVYKIEDKIGYNRNTKK from the coding sequence GTGATAAGAAAATTTATTGAATTTGCTATAGACAAACCGATACTCAATCATATTTTTCTGCTGTTTATATTTATTCTGTCAATTTTTTCATATATAAATATCCCAAAAGAGATATTTCCCCCTTCCTCTCTGGACAAAATTACCATAACCGGCTCATATCCAGGTGCAAGTGCCGATATACTGGACAAGATGGCTGTCAAAGAGATAGAAGAGAATCTAAAAAATCTCAGTGATATAAAAGAGCTGGATTCGGTTGTAAAAAACGGTATGTTTTCCATAACAGCCGATATAAAGCCCGGGGCTGACAAAATTCTTCTACTCAATGACGTAAAAGATGAGATTGCAAAAGTAAAACCAAATCTTCCCTCCGATATGAACGAGCCTGTTGCAAAAATTGCGCAACAGACATTCCCACTTGTTCTTGTGGCTATTGCAACAGAGAAAGGAAAAAAAGAGCTGCTTGAAGTTGCAGATAGACTTAAGTCAGAACTTTCCAATATAAAAAATCTCAGCGACATCATTATAAGAGGCGATGCGGATGAAGAGCTCTTCATAGCTTTTGACGAAAAAAAGATAGATGCCTACGGCCTTGCAATCGACTCGGTTGTAAATGCGGTCCGCTCACTTTCGTCAATATTTCCTATAGGGGATATCAAAGAAAAGGGCAATCATCTTTTTTTAAGCACCCAAAACGGAAAAAAGACAAAATCCGAACTTGAAAATACAATTATTAATGTAAACGGCAAAAAGATATATCTAAAAGATATAGCCAGAGTCGATTTTACTCTGAGCGATCCCGATCAGCTTTCCCATTTCAACGGAAAGCCAAATGTTTCCATAAATATAAACAAATCGAAAGAAGGTAATGCTATAGAGCTTGTAAAAGAGATAAAAAAACTTTTGGCAGAGTTTGGTGAAAAATATCCCGAATTTACATTTGAGATATATACCGATACCTCAATATGGATAAGAAACAGACTAAATACAGTAACTTCCAATCTTATATTCGGACTTTTTCTTGTATTTTCATCGCTGCTTCTAAGTGTAAATGCAAGGATAGCGGCAGTTGTAGGCATGGGAATACCTCTTAGTTTCATGATAGGCATTATTGCGGCAAAAATGATGGGATTCAGTCTCAATATGCTCTCTTTGCTAGGTGCGCTGATAGCCCTTGGTATGCTTGTTGATGAAGCGATTGTGGTTGCAGAAAATATTTACCGCCATCTTGAGATGGGAAAAGAGAGAAGACAAGCTGCTATTGACGGTGCAGTTGAGATGTTTCCAGCGGTACTTACGGCCACGGCTACCACAGTTTTTGCTTTTTTGCCTTTGTTGATTCTCAGTGGCGAAATGGGAATGTTTCTGAAGATTCTTCCCATAATGATTTCGATACTTCTTGTAAGCTCGCTTTTCGAAGCCTTTTATTTTCTTCCTCTGCATGCAAAGGATATACTCAAGGTTTCCGAAAAAAAAGAGAGAAGCAAAAGATTTTGGGACAAAATGGGAGATATATACGTATCTGTTTTGAACCGGCTTTTGAAAAGAAAGTATATCTCTTTTATTTCTATGGCTTTGATAATAATTCTTTCTACGATATATCTCTTCAAACAGTCCAAGTTTCAACTCTTTCCTGAATTTGACACAACGCAGATATATGTGTCGGGAAGGGTAAATATAAACAATGACATTTTCGATACCGAAAAAATAGTAACGGAAGTTGAAAAAGTGATACTCCGACATATCAAAAAAAATGAGATCTCATCCGTAACTTCCGTTATAGGAATGAAACTTGATGCAAAAAACCAGCCGGAAATGGGAGACAACTATTTTCATATATTTATCAATTTGCATGAACCAAAGCCAAAAAATTTTGTTGACAAATATATAAATCCCTATCTCTCTTTTGAGTATGATGATTCGGATATGATAAGAGAGCGCTCAGCCAGAGAGATTGCCGATGAAATCAAAAAGATAACAGAAAAATTTATCACAGACCGGCGTTTTGAAGAGTTCAATATCATAGTCCCGCAGGCCGGAATAGTAAAAAGCGATATAGAGGTATCTTTCAGCGCTTCAGATGATGAAAAGATTTTGTGGGCTGTCAAAAAGATGGAAGAGAAAATGAAAAAGATAAATGGGGTTTACAATATAAACGATGACGCGAAGGAGGGCAAAAAAGAGCTTAAATTTCTGATAAATGATTACGGAGAAAAATTAGGAATTACAGAGCAGTACCTATATACCGCACTAAAGCCGCTTTTTTTAAAAGGTGAATACGCCAAAATGTTCAAAGAGGGCAATCTTCTCAAAATAAAATTTGCTTCCATTGACAAAGACAGGTTTGATACTTTGAAAAATCTTGAAATTTCAGTTCCAGGAGGCCCAGAAAAGGTAAAGTTGACGGATGTCGCCGATTTTGAGTTTATAAAAAGATTTGATATATACTTTAAAGAGAACGGCGAAAAAATAAGAACAGTTTATGCCTCTTTGGATAAAAAAATTCTTACTTCGGGAGATTTTTATAAACAGGTTTCATCGGTTTTGGATGAGATAAAAAAAGAGGGTGTGAAAATAATTATAAAAGGCGAAGAGAAAGAAAATAAAAAAGTGCAACTTGAAATTGCAGAAGCGGCAATAATCGCTATTTTCCTTATTTTTCTTGCTCTTGTATGGATGTTTGACAGCGTGGTGCTGCCACTTATAGTTATAAGTTCTATTCCTCTTTCGTTACTGGGTGTTCTGATAGGTCACAAAATCATGGGTATCAATCTTACATTGCCGAGTATGATTGGGATTGTAGGACTTGCAGGGGTTGTTGTAAATGACGGCCTTATTATGCTTGACTTTATCAAAAGATGCAAAGATACAGAGTGTCTGCTTAAAAAGGCCAAAATGAGGTTAAGACCTATTTTGCTAACATCTTTGACAACTGTTCTGGGACTTTCCACATTGATGTTTTTTGCGTCAGGACAGTCTTTGATACTTCAGCCAATGGCTCTGACGCTTGGTTTTGGAATTGCATGGGCGACTATTTTAAACCTATATTTTGTTCCGCTTTTTTTCAGTATTGTATATAAAATAGAGGATAAAATCGGGTATAATAGAAACACAAAAAAATAA
- the rsmH gene encoding 16S rRNA (cytosine(1402)-N(4))-methyltransferase RsmH gives MHIPHIPVLRDEVVEIFSDCKDGYFIDCTVGYGGHSEALLKSNENIKIIGIDRDEEALEFSRKRLFEYKERVRLVRGKFSQKIREYLHLPLCGILADIGVSSLQLDKIERGFSFESPVLDMRMDKSSELTAYDVLNFYEREKLEQIFKEYAEVPYYKKLADIIIKTRSKKPIESAREFAQIISRHFPKSGKIHPATLPFQAVRIEVNDELGELKRLLDACEEARPAGAKLAIITFHSLEDRMVKNRFKKWAKRCICPPESLRCECGKDNALGEILTKKPITATKEEIRANPRSRSAKMRVFRFRV, from the coding sequence TTGCATATACCGCATATTCCGGTGCTTCGAGACGAAGTTGTAGAAATTTTCAGTGATTGTAAAGATGGATATTTCATAGATTGTACAGTGGGATATGGCGGACACAGCGAAGCACTTTTAAAAAGCAATGAAAATATAAAAATCATTGGAATCGACCGTGACGAAGAGGCTCTTGAGTTTTCACGCAAGCGACTTTTTGAATATAAAGAGAGAGTAAGACTGGTTAGGGGAAAATTTTCACAGAAAATCAGAGAGTATCTTCATCTGCCTCTTTGTGGCATACTTGCCGATATCGGCGTATCTTCTTTACAGCTTGACAAGATTGAGAGAGGATTTTCTTTCGAGAGTCCGGTTTTGGATATGAGAATGGACAAAAGTTCGGAACTTACCGCATATGATGTGCTTAATTTTTATGAAAGAGAAAAACTGGAGCAGATTTTCAAAGAGTATGCGGAAGTTCCATATTATAAAAAACTGGCCGACATAATAATAAAGACAAGAAGCAAAAAACCGATAGAAAGTGCCAGAGAGTTTGCACAGATAATTTCCCGCCATTTTCCAAAAAGCGGAAAAATACACCCGGCTACTTTGCCTTTTCAGGCAGTGAGGATAGAAGTAAATGATGAATTGGGCGAATTGAAAAGACTTTTGGATGCCTGTGAAGAAGCAAGACCAGCCGGAGCGAAACTCGCAATCATAACTTTTCATTCCCTTGAAGATAGAATGGTAAAAAACCGATTTAAAAAGTGGGCAAAAAGATGTATATGCCCTCCGGAAAGCTTAAGGTGCGAATGTGGCAAAGATAATGCTTTGGGTGAGATACTCACAAAAAAGCCCATAACAGCCACAAAAGAGGAGATAAGAGCAAATCCCAGAAGCAGAAGTGCAAAAATGAGAGTTTTCAGGTTTAGGGTTTAA
- a CDS encoding class II aldolase and adducin N-terminal domain-containing protein, translating to MNSATVELLRKISLSLFRKNFFGVYHGSISAKIEANKFIINKKEAIFDEIDENSLVELYFKKDYRWHDASIDAEIHKYIYDHINEAKFISYSMPPFITSYSLNYNKISPKDFFGKTRFGEITVYDPKNYDDWYERAPAEIVHHFQKNRCSIMVIKGYGIYTYDRDVFQMAKKIAILENSCKILLYSSIL from the coding sequence GTGAACAGTGCTACAGTAGAACTTTTAAGAAAAATATCGCTGTCTTTGTTTAGAAAAAACTTTTTCGGTGTCTATCACGGTTCAATTTCCGCCAAAATCGAAGCCAACAAATTCATAATAAATAAAAAAGAAGCAATATTTGACGAAATAGACGAAAACTCTCTTGTTGAACTATATTTCAAAAAAGATTATAGATGGCATGACGCAAGCATTGATGCAGAAATTCATAAATATATTTATGACCATATAAACGAGGCAAAATTTATCTCATATTCAATGCCGCCTTTTATAACATCATATTCATTGAACTACAACAAAATTTCTCCCAAAGATTTTTTCGGAAAGACAAGATTTGGAGAGATTACAGTATATGACCCCAAAAATTATGATGACTGGTACGAAAGAGCTCCTGCTGAAATAGTACACCATTTTCAAAAAAACAGGTGTTCTATTATGGTGATAAAAGGTTACGGAATCTATACATATGACAGAGATGTTTTCCAGATGGCCAAAAAGATAGCAATTTTGGAAAACAGTTGCAAAATTCTGCTATACTCCTCAATTCTTTAA
- a CDS encoding adenosylmethionine--8-amino-7-oxononanoate transaminase gives MGNRELMYRDLAHIWHPCTQMKDHEFLPLIPIKKGKGVYLYDYEGNGYIDAISSWWVNLFGHSNEKINKKIEEQLKNLEHVIFAGFTHEPIIKLSERLTKITPSGLNRCFYADNGSSAVEVALKMSFHCHKNRGRTKPLFVSLTNSYHGETIGALSVGDVELYKDTYEEILIRSIQTPVPKDTSEDAAFEAAEKMEELFEKRNEEISALIIEPLVQCAGYMHMYHPVFIKKARELCDRYDIHLIADEIAVGFGRTGTMFACEQANVSPDFMCLSKGLTGGYLPLAVVLTKDEIYDAFYCDYNEYKAFLHSHSYTGNPLGCAAANAVLDIFEKENVLEKNLEKIEYISKKLDDFKKLPNVKEVRQTGMIAAVELKGYSPKERIGLRIYEYGLKNGVILRPLGHVIYFMPPYVINHEEIDKMLETAYQGIKNVIRS, from the coding sequence ATGGGAAACAGAGAGTTGATGTATCGAGACCTTGCGCATATCTGGCATCCATGCACCCAGATGAAAGACCACGAGTTTTTGCCTCTTATTCCTATAAAAAAAGGCAAAGGCGTCTATCTGTATGACTATGAGGGCAACGGTTATATTGATGCTATAAGCAGTTGGTGGGTAAATCTGTTCGGACATTCCAATGAAAAAATAAATAAAAAGATAGAAGAACAGCTCAAAAACCTTGAACACGTCATATTTGCAGGTTTCACACATGAACCTATTATAAAGTTGAGCGAAAGACTTACAAAAATAACACCTTCAGGGTTGAATAGGTGCTTTTATGCCGACAACGGTTCAAGTGCTGTGGAAGTAGCTTTGAAAATGAGTTTTCACTGTCATAAAAACAGAGGCAGAACAAAGCCGCTGTTTGTATCCTTGACCAACAGCTATCACGGGGAGACTATAGGGGCTCTTTCGGTTGGAGATGTGGAGCTTTATAAGGACACTTATGAAGAGATCCTGATACGCTCCATTCAGACTCCCGTGCCAAAAGATACCAGTGAAGATGCGGCATTTGAGGCTGCCGAAAAAATGGAAGAGCTTTTTGAAAAGAGAAATGAAGAGATATCGGCACTCATCATAGAGCCGCTCGTTCAGTGTGCAGGATATATGCATATGTATCATCCCGTTTTTATCAAAAAGGCGAGGGAACTTTGCGACAGATATGATATACATCTGATAGCCGACGAGATAGCGGTTGGGTTTGGCAGAACGGGAACTATGTTTGCATGCGAACAGGCAAACGTCAGTCCAGATTTTATGTGCCTCTCAAAAGGACTTACCGGAGGATATCTGCCTCTGGCTGTTGTTCTGACAAAAGATGAGATATATGATGCTTTTTACTGTGACTATAATGAGTATAAAGCCTTTCTTCATTCGCACAGTTATACGGGAAACCCGCTTGGATGTGCTGCTGCCAATGCGGTCCTGGATATTTTTGAAAAAGAAAACGTGCTGGAAAAAAACCTTGAAAAAATAGAGTATATTTCAAAAAAACTGGATGATTTCAAAAAGCTTCCCAATGTAAAAGAGGTAAGGCAGACAGGGATGATAGCAGCCGTAGAGTTGAAAGGATACAGTCCGAAGGAGAGGATAGGTCTCAGAATTTATGAATATGGGCTGAAAAACGGCGTAATTTTAAGGCCTCTGGGACATGTGATATATTTTATGCCTCCGTATGTGATAAATCATGAAGAGATTGACAAGATGTTGGAGACAGCTTATCAGGGGATAAAAAATGTAATAAGGAGTTAA
- a CDS encoding peptidylprolyl isomerase, which translates to MISWMQKHRKYLVITIWISTIAFVGAGFVGWGAYQYGSASGKAAQVGDVKITIKELQNRYSNLYNYYNKILNGELDQKKAKEIGLEQEAISSLVTEALMINLAKDLGLTVLDEEIQKEIVSMKEFQKDGKFDKKIYLSVLKSAGLKPKDFEKNIKKQILLQKLQNIIKPVLVPLESETAGAALFMGDKIKYKVLSSDDINVSISEKEVKEFWEKNKERYMTEPIFELSLIWVTPDTVTVSEDKIKKFYEENKSRFKGKDGKVLSFEKAKVLAEKELKLKLAKKEALKKYIAFKKGEIEPVEKLFLKMQNNIIPGNIMAKIAQKNEKSYLKPKLIDEKYAIIRLDKKVPSRPKSFEDAKAEASRDLLTEKKRAALIETAKKLYASFDGKETDFIARDDIDKLKPLNSYEAAEFLNELFASVKEQGYVMVGDNKAVVYQILGQKLLLPKKLEKNKNFIEENTLKLKDTLLNTNLVNYLRTKYPIEIYYKGQ; encoded by the coding sequence ATGATAAGCTGGATGCAAAAACACAGAAAATATCTTGTGATTACAATCTGGATAAGTACTATAGCGTTTGTAGGTGCCGGTTTTGTCGGTTGGGGAGCATACCAATACGGAAGTGCGTCAGGAAAAGCAGCCCAGGTGGGAGATGTAAAAATAACAATTAAAGAGCTGCAAAACAGATATTCGAATCTTTACAACTACTACAACAAAATTCTAAATGGAGAACTTGACCAGAAAAAAGCCAAAGAGATAGGTCTGGAACAAGAAGCAATAAGTTCTTTGGTTACTGAAGCTCTAATGATCAATCTGGCAAAAGATCTTGGATTGACTGTGCTTGATGAAGAGATACAAAAAGAGATAGTTTCTATGAAAGAGTTTCAAAAAGACGGAAAATTCGACAAAAAAATCTATCTCTCCGTTTTAAAAAGTGCGGGACTCAAACCGAAGGATTTCGAAAAAAATATAAAAAAGCAGATACTTCTTCAAAAACTGCAAAACATCATAAAACCAGTACTTGTGCCACTTGAAAGCGAAACAGCAGGAGCCGCTTTGTTTATGGGCGACAAAATAAAGTATAAAGTATTGTCATCTGACGATATCAATGTATCGATATCAGAAAAAGAGGTAAAAGAGTTTTGGGAAAAAAACAAAGAAAGATATATGACCGAACCTATATTTGAACTCTCTTTGATATGGGTGACACCCGATACTGTCACCGTTTCGGAAGATAAAATAAAAAAATTTTATGAAGAGAACAAAAGCAGATTTAAAGGTAAAGACGGAAAAGTACTCTCTTTTGAAAAGGCAAAAGTGCTTGCCGAGAAAGAGCTGAAACTTAAACTGGCAAAAAAAGAGGCACTGAAAAAGTATATAGCTTTCAAAAAAGGAGAGATCGAACCTGTAGAAAAACTCTTCTTGAAAATGCAAAACAATATAATACCGGGTAACATTATGGCCAAAATAGCACAAAAAAATGAAAAAAGTTACTTAAAACCCAAACTAATTGACGAAAAATATGCTATCATAAGATTAGACAAAAAAGTACCATCCCGTCCAAAGAGCTTCGAGGATGCTAAAGCCGAGGCTTCAAGGGATCTTTTAACAGAGAAAAAAAGAGCGGCATTGATTGAGACGGCCAAAAAGTTGTACGCCTCTTTTGATGGAAAAGAGACAGACTTTATAGCCAGAGACGATATAGACAAGCTCAAACCTCTGAACAGTTACGAAGCTGCAGAGTTTTTAAATGAGCTTTTCGCAAGCGTAAAAGAACAAGGTTATGTCATGGTTGGAGATAATAAAGCGGTTGTTTATCAAATACTTGGCCAAAAGCTCCTTCTTCCGAAAAAACTCGAAAAAAATAAAAATTTTATAGAAGAGAATACTCTTAAACTAAAAGACACCCTTTTAAATACAAACCTTGTCAACTATCTAAGAACAAAATATCCTATTGAAATATATTACAAAGGACAGTAA
- the ftsA gene encoding cell division protein FtsA has product MQNSVLAIDIGSTKICAIIAEKKENDELEIIGTGITKSQGLKKGTITNIDLASKSIKAALNDAKRVAGKNIQKAVVSISGAYTKSINSNGIVNIPNKEITIKEINRVMQTALYNANIPHEYEVLHVLPYNFKVDDQEFVEDPLGMNAGRLEVDVHIITTQKSNLYNLKKAVKNAGVEVGNVVLSGYASSIAVLNNDEKELGVAVIDMGGSTSNLVIHIGNSIIYNDFLGVGSNHITNDLSMALHTPLSVAEKIKIEQGSLKSSESGTIEIPVIGDENTTHEVSLEIVYNVIFARVEETLMILAKSIEKSGLKEQIGAGVVLTGGMTNMDGMRELAVAIFDNIPVRIARPRELEGMFDELKNPAFSTAIGLVLYGAGKFTPYEIDSNKKLRHKSENISKEEITSTNISKDESQKTDDTSEITEQLTNLENIKNESESVKEKASKFWRWITQLF; this is encoded by the coding sequence TTGCAAAACTCCGTTTTAGCTATTGATATTGGCTCCACAAAAATTTGTGCCATTATAGCCGAAAAGAAAGAGAACGACGAGCTTGAGATAATAGGTACAGGAATAACAAAATCACAGGGACTAAAAAAAGGCACGATTACAAATATCGACCTTGCATCAAAATCAATAAAAGCAGCTCTTAACGATGCAAAAAGAGTTGCAGGCAAAAATATTCAAAAAGCGGTTGTTTCAATTTCAGGCGCCTACACTAAAAGTATCAATAGCAACGGTATTGTAAATATTCCAAATAAAGAGATAACTATAAAAGAGATAAACAGAGTTATGCAGACAGCTCTGTACAATGCAAATATCCCTCACGAATATGAAGTTCTTCATGTATTGCCATATAACTTTAAAGTAGATGATCAGGAGTTTGTGGAAGATCCTTTGGGTATGAATGCGGGGCGTCTTGAAGTGGACGTTCATATCATAACCACACAAAAATCGAATTTGTACAATCTGAAAAAAGCAGTAAAAAATGCCGGCGTAGAAGTAGGAAACGTTGTTCTAAGCGGATATGCTTCTTCAATAGCCGTTTTAAACAATGACGAAAAGGAACTCGGAGTTGCTGTAATAGACATGGGGGGTTCAACCAGCAATCTTGTTATCCATATAGGAAACTCCATAATATACAACGATTTTTTGGGCGTCGGCTCAAATCATATAACAAATGATCTTTCTATGGCTCTGCATACACCTCTTTCAGTTGCGGAAAAAATAAAAATAGAACAGGGAAGTTTGAAGTCCTCAGAAAGCGGAACGATAGAGATTCCCGTTATAGGTGATGAAAACACGACGCACGAAGTCTCTTTGGAAATAGTTTATAATGTTATTTTCGCCAGAGTCGAAGAGACTTTGATGATACTTGCAAAATCAATAGAAAAAAGCGGTCTAAAGGAACAGATCGGCGCCGGTGTTGTTCTTACAGGCGGAATGACGAATATGGACGGAATGAGAGAGCTAGCTGTAGCTATATTTGACAACATACCTGTAAGGATAGCCAGACCCCGTGAACTTGAAGGCATGTTCGACGAACTGAAAAATCCTGCGTTTTCCACTGCTATAGGTCTTGTTTTGTACGGTGCCGGCAAATTTACACCTTATGAGATTGATTCAAACAAAAAACTCAGACACAAAAGTGAAAACATATCCAAAGAAGAGATAACTTCTACAAATATTTCAAAAGATGAAAGTCAAAAAACAGATGATACATCAGAGATAACCGAACAGTTGACAAATCTTGAAAATATAAAAAACGAAAGCGAAAGCGTTAAAGAAAAAGCTTCAAAATTTTGGAGATGGATTACACAACTATTTTAA
- the ftsZ gene encoding cell division protein FtsZ, whose protein sequence is MEQPYSVEETKNITGANIKAIGIGGGGGNMIGHMINQGVKGIELLVANTDAQALASSEAHVKIQLGEKTTRGLGAGMIPDKGKEAALESYDEIKERLVGADIVFIASGMGGGTGTGAAPIIAQAAKEVGALTISVVTKPFKFEGRKRARLAEEGLNELKKESDSIVVIPNDKLLAIVEKNLGIKESFKIVDDVLARAVSGISGVILSYGHNDINLDFADVKTVMSHRGLALMGVGESQGSNSAYEAIKSAIESPLLDNMSINGAMGVLVHFNIHPDYPLVDISEAMDIVYESADEDAHVIFGTTTDENMEPDRVKITIVATGFEQEEEKETPKDELRLITPKQEASQTKRRKVSGGYETNEDILDIPTFLRNQMD, encoded by the coding sequence ATGGAGCAGCCCTACAGCGTAGAAGAGACAAAAAACATTACGGGTGCCAATATAAAAGCCATTGGCATAGGCGGCGGCGGTGGCAATATGATCGGGCATATGATAAACCAGGGAGTAAAAGGTATTGAGCTCTTAGTTGCAAACACCGATGCTCAGGCTCTTGCTTCTTCAGAAGCACATGTAAAAATCCAGCTTGGAGAGAAAACTACAAGAGGACTAGGTGCCGGAATGATTCCAGATAAAGGAAAAGAAGCGGCACTTGAAAGTTATGATGAGATAAAAGAGAGACTAGTGGGTGCAGATATAGTATTTATAGCTTCAGGTATGGGCGGTGGGACCGGAACCGGTGCAGCTCCTATTATAGCTCAGGCTGCAAAGGAGGTAGGCGCTCTTACCATATCCGTTGTTACAAAACCTTTTAAATTTGAAGGAAGAAAGAGAGCCAGACTGGCCGAAGAAGGATTAAATGAACTTAAAAAAGAGAGTGATTCAATAGTGGTAATACCAAATGACAAACTTCTTGCAATAGTCGAAAAAAATCTAGGAATAAAAGAGAGTTTCAAAATAGTAGACGATGTCTTGGCACGTGCCGTAAGTGGTATAAGCGGTGTAATTCTATCATACGGTCATAACGATATAAACCTCGACTTTGCAGATGTGAAAACAGTTATGAGCCATAGAGGACTTGCTCTCATGGGTGTAGGCGAATCTCAAGGCTCAAATTCCGCATACGAAGCTATAAAATCTGCCATAGAATCACCTCTTCTTGACAATATGTCAATAAACGGCGCTATGGGTGTTCTAGTACACTTCAATATACATCCTGACTATCCGCTTGTAGATATAAGCGAAGCTATGGATATTGTATATGAGAGTGCTGACGAAGACGCCCATGTTATATTCGGAACTACAACAGATGAAAACATGGAGCCTGACAGAGTAAAGATAACTATAGTTGCTACAGGCTTTGAACAGGAAGAGGAAAAAGAGACTCCAAAAGATGAGCTTAGACTCATTACTCCGAAACAGGAAGCTTCTCAAACAAAAAGAAGAAAAGTCAGCGGAGGCTATGAAACTAACGAAGATATACTTGATATCCCTACATTTTTGAGAAATCAGATGGACTGA
- a CDS encoding ABC transporter ATP-binding protein yields the protein MISIKNLKKSFGPKQVLKGVNLEIVKNKTTVILGLSGSGKSTIIKHIVGLLKPDEGEIWLDGVDIAKADEKTIFQIRKRIGFLFQSGALFDSMNVYENVSFPLIEHTRMSKREIEKKVKKSLEMVGLRPNEVIRLFPDELSGGMRKRVGLARTIVLDPEIILYDEPTSGLDPITSDLISKMIINLQKELGVTSVLISHDIKESFKVGDYFAMLYDGKIIEYGTKEQFENSSNPYVQQFLQGESQGPIKLTVTQ from the coding sequence ATCATTTCCATAAAGAATCTGAAAAAAAGTTTCGGTCCCAAACAGGTTTTAAAAGGTGTCAACCTTGAGATTGTCAAAAACAAAACAACCGTGATACTGGGGCTATCAGGAAGCGGAAAGTCTACCATAATCAAACATATCGTGGGACTTTTGAAGCCTGATGAGGGTGAGATATGGCTTGATGGTGTGGATATTGCAAAAGCGGATGAGAAAACGATCTTTCAGATAAGAAAGAGGATAGGTTTTCTTTTTCAAAGCGGAGCTCTTTTTGACAGCATGAATGTTTACGAGAATGTCTCTTTTCCTCTAATAGAACACACAAGAATGTCAAAGAGGGAAATTGAAAAGAAAGTAAAAAAAAGTCTTGAAATGGTAGGTCTCAGGCCAAATGAGGTAATACGCCTTTTCCCTGATGAACTTAGCGGCGGTATGAGAAAGAGAGTGGGACTTGCAAGAACGATAGTGCTTGATCCGGAGATAATTCTTTATGATGAGCCTACGTCGGGACTCGATCCTATTACAAGTGATCTTATCAGCAAAATGATAATAAATCTTCAAAAAGAGCTCGGTGTTACTTCTGTCCTTATAAGCCACGATATAAAAGAGAGCTTTAAAGTCGGCGACTATTTTGCAATGTTGTATGATGGTAAGATTATAGAGTATGGAACAAAAGAGCAGTTTGAAAACTCATCAAACCCCTATGTTCAGCAGTTCCTTCAAGGAGAGAGTCAGGGGCCTATAAAACTAACTGTTACACAGTAG